A single window of Gossypium hirsutum isolate 1008001.06 chromosome A10, Gossypium_hirsutum_v2.1, whole genome shotgun sequence DNA harbors:
- the LOC107895499 gene encoding uncharacterized protein yields MRIHGEKIEDVVVIEKILRLITPQFKYVICSIEESKDLDIFSLDELQGSLLVHEKKIVQQDKEEQALKVSRNHVSSPSEGSGGGARGRGRGNRDGDRHHQYNMNNQDSFQGRGNIYDQFSKSKIECYRCYKLEHCQAECRTKLPQDKEKTSKSNFVVQEEEETLLLTVHENADKTKKKSLAFAQNLWKVYKLDVNSAFLHGELREEVYIDQPSGLIKQGNESKIDVRYHFIRNLWNGGVICLVFCNSESQIADILTKPLKQVVFEKLRRMLGVCSSKEAAIDD; encoded by the exons atgCGAATCCATGGTGAAAAGATTGAGGATGTGGTTGTGATTGAGAAAATTCTGCGATTAATAACACCACAGTTTAAGTATGTGATATGTTCTATTGAAGAATCAAAGGATCTTGATATTTTTTCTCTTGATGAGTTACAAGGCTCTTTATTAGTTCATGAGAAGAAAATTGTTCAGCAGGACAAAGAGGAGCAAGCATTAAAAGTTTCTAGAAATCATGTGTCTTCACCTAGTGAAGGAAGCGGTGGAGGGGCTAGAGGAAGAGGTCGAGGCAATAGAGATGGTGACAGACATCACCAATATAATATGAATAATCAAGATTCATTTCAAGGCAGAGGCAACATATATGATCAGTTCTCCAAATCAAAAATTGAGTGCTATAGATGTTACAAGCTTGAGCATTGTCAAGCCGAATGTCGAACCAAGTTGCCTCAAGACAAGGAGAAGACCTCGAAATCAAATTTTGTtgtacaagaagaagaagaaacattgTTGTTAACAGTTCATGAAAATGCAGACAAgactaaaaaaaaaagtttagcaT TTGCTCAGAATTTGTGGAAGGTTTATAAATTAGATGTAAATTCAGCCTTTCTACATGGAGAATTGCGAGAAGAGGTATACATTGATCAACCTTCTGGTTTAATAAAGCAAGGCAATGAAAGTAAG ATAGATGTCAGATACCATTTTATACGCAATTTGTGGAATGGTGGTGTAATCTGTTTAGTGTTTTGTAACAGTGAAAGTCAAATAGCTGACATCCTAACAAAGCCATTGAAGCAAGTTGTGTTTGAAAAACTGAGGAGGATGCTTGGAGTATGCTCTTCAAAGGAAGCTGCaattgatgattaa